The stretch of DNA CCGCGCGCCTCGTCGGCGAGGGCGCCTGTGTGGTGCTTGCCGATATCGACCAGGGGGCGCTCGAAGCCACCGAGGCCGATTTCGTCAAGAAGTTTGGCGCCGATGCCGTGCGCAGCGTCCGGCTCGACGTCACCAAGGAAGATGCGGTGATTGCCTCCTTCGCGGAAGCCTCTGTCGAATTCGGCGGCGTCGACATCCTCGTCTCGAATGCCGGCATTGCCTCCTCGGCGCCGATCGAAGCCACCGAGCTTTCGACCTGGAACCGCAATATCGATATTCTGGCGACCGGCTATTTCCTGGTTTCGCGCGAAGCCTTCCGGCTGTTCCGCCGCCAGGCGCTCGGCGGCAACATCGTCTTCGTCGCCTCGAAGAACGGTCTCGCCGCTTCGCCGAATGCGTCGGCCTATTGCACGGCAAAGGCCGCCGAAATCCATCTCGCCCGCTGCCTGGCGCTGGAAGGTGCGGATGCCGGCATTCGCGTCAACACCGTCAACCCCGATGCGGTGCTGCGCGGTTCGAAGATCTGGAGCGGCGAATGGCGCGAGCAGCGCGCCGCCTCCTCGAAGATCGAGGTGGATGATCTCGAGGAACATTACCGCAAGCGTTCGATGCTGAAACTCAACGTGTTTCCGGAAGATATCGCCGAGGCGATCTATTTCCTGGCCTCGGACCTTTCGGCAAAATCGACCGGCAACATCATCAACGTCGATGCCGGCAACGTGCAGAGCTTTACGCGGTAATTTTGAGCGGCGGCGAATGCGTCTGCCCCTCACCCTAACCCTCTCCCCGTCGTGACGGGGAGAGGGGACTTGCCCAACGAAATGTTGGAGTGGGACGGAGACGGTGCGGCACACCCCTTCTCCCCGTCTGAACGGGGAGAAGGTGCTGGCAGGCGGATGAGGGGCGGCCCCACGGCAATCCCATCGTAGAAATTGCATAACCGGGAGGTAGAAATGGCCGAGTTCAGTATCGCGCAGGATCTGGTCGCGACAGAAAACGACAAGCGGGCAACCGCACTGAAAGCCGATTACGAGGCGCTGGGTGCAAACCTCGATCGCCGCGGCGTGGATATCGAGGCAATCACCCGCAAGGTCGCGGAATTTTTCGTCGCCGTTCCCTCCTGGGGCGTCGGCACCGGCGGCACGCGTTTTGCCCGCTTCCCCGGCACGGGCGAGCCGCGCGGCATTTTCGACAAGCTCGACGATTGCGCCGTCATCAACCAGCTGACGCAGGCGACACCGAATGTCTCGCTGCATATTCCCTGGGACAAGGCGGATGCCAAGGAGCTGAAGGCAAAGGGCGATGCGCTCGGTCTCGGCTTCGACGCGATGAATTCGAACACCTTCTCCGATGGACCGGGGCAGGCCCATTCCTACAAATACGGTTCGCTCAGCCATACCGATGCGGCAACGCGGGCGCAGGCGGTCGAGCACAATCTCGAATGCATCGCGATTGGTCAGGCGCTCGGCTCCAAGGCGCTGACCGTCTGGATCGGCGACGGCTCGAACTTCCCCGGCCAGAGCAATTTCACCAAGGCGTTCGAGCGTTACCTCGCCTCGATGGCCGACATCTACAAGGCGCTGCCGGACGACTGGAAGCTGTTTTCCGAGCACAAGATGTACGAGCCGGCCTTCTATTCGACGATCGTCCAGGACTGGGGCACCAACTACCTGATCGCCCAGACGCTCGGGCCCAAGGCTTACTGCCTGGTCGACCTCGGCCATCATGCGCCGAACACCAATATCGAGATGATCGTCGCCCGTCTGATCCAGTTCGGCAAGCTCGGCGGCTTTCACTTCAACGATTCGAAATATGGCGACGACGATCTCGACGCCGGCGCGATCGATCCTTACCGGCTGTTCCTGGTCTTCAACGAATTGGTCGATGCCGAGCAGCGCGGGGTCAACGACTTCAATCCGGCTCACATGATCGACCAGTCGCACAATGTCACCGACCCGATCGAAAGCCTGATCAACAGCGCCAACGAGATTCGCCGCGCCTATGCACAGGCGCTGATCGTCGACCGCAAGGTGCTCGACGGCTACCAGCAGGACAATGACGCGCTGATGGCGTCGGAAACGCTGAAGCGCGCCTATCGCGCCGATGTCGAGCCGATCCTCGCCGAGGCCCGCCGCAGGGCCGGCGGTGCGATCGACCCGATCGCCGCCTACCGCGCCAGCGGCTACCGCAAGAAAATAGCGGCCGAGCGTCCGGCCTCCGCTGCCGGCGGCGGCGGTATCATCTGAGCGGCAAATCTGAATGAGAAATGATTGCCGGCAGCGCAGAAGATGCGCTGCCGGCAAGCGTCGTTTACGGCTTCCAGGCGCCGGCGATCTGCCGGGTGGCGATGTTCAGCCGGTTCCAGACATTGATATTGGCGATGGCGATGACGAGGGCCGCGAGGCTCTTGCCGTCATAATGCCGGGTCGCCTCGTCCCAGATCTCGTCGGGCACGGGGTCGGAACGGTCGCTGGTGCGGGTCACCGCCTCCGTCAGCGCAAGGGCTGCCCGCTCGGCATCGCTGAAATAGGGCGTGTCGCGCCAGGCACTAACGGCGAAAAGCCTTTCGTCCGTTTCGCCGAGCTTCTTGGCGATGCGCGGATGCCCGTCGATGCAGACGCTGCAGCCATTGATCTGGCTGGCGCGCAGATTGACGAGTTCAAGCAGTTTCGGTGAAAGGCCGGTCTCAGTCGGCACCTTGGCAAGGGCTGTCAGCGCCTGCATGGCGGCGGGAAGCACGAGGGCGGGATTTCCCATTCTCTCCTGCATGACCAATTTTTCCTGCATGGTATGTCTCCTTGAGGCATGTTGCTCTTCGACGATCCGCCGGCGCTGTCACATCGGCCGGGTTTCATTCGTCATGGCCTTGACGGAACGCAGCGAAGGAATGTGACGGATGGACGAGAAAAAATGGCTGGCCGACGAATTCGAGGCGAACAGGGCGCATCTGCGGGCGGCTGCCTATCGCATGCTCGGTTCACGCAGCGAGGCTGAGGACGCCGTTCAGGAGGCCTGGCTGCGGCTCAGCCGCACTGACACGACTGACGTCGGCAATCTCGGCGGCTGGCTGACGACGGTGGTGGCGCGGATCTGCCTCGACATGCTGCGCACGCGCAAGACCCGGCGCGAGGAGCCGCTGGAGATGCCGGTCCATGCGGTGATTGCCGATCCGGCGAACGATCCGGAGCGGGATGCAGCCTTCGCCGAATCGGTCGGCGTGGCGCTGCTCGTCGTGCTGCAGACGCTGGCGCCGGCCGAGCGTGTGGCCTTCGTGCTGCACGACATGTTCGATCTGCCCTTCGACGAGATCGCGCCGATCATCGGCCGCTCGTCCGCCGCTGCCCGCCAGCTCGCAAGCCGCGCCCGCCGCCGGGTGCAGGGCACGGATGAGAGGCCTGATGTCGATTTCGGCCGCAAGCGGACGGTCGCGGAGGCCTTTCTGAGCGCATCGCGCAACGGCGATCTGGACGCCTTGCTTGCCGTGCTTGCCCCCGATGTCGTCTTCCGGCCGGATGCAACGGCGGCGCGGTTCGGCACGATCGGCGAAATGCGTGGCGCAGATGAGATCGCCCGAACCTTCAAGGGCCGGGCGCAGGCGGCAGAAATCGCCGTTGTCGACGGCGAGCTCGGATTCGTCGTGCAGATCGGCGGCCAGCTCCGCGTCGTCGTGGCGCTGACGATCGCCAATGGCAGGATCGCTGCGATCGACGCCATTGCCGATCCGGATCACCTCGAACGGCTTGACTACTCGATCCTTCGGGATTGAAAATAAACGCTGATTTGCCGGAGCCCCGCAACAGTCGCGCTATAGCACAGCGCGCCGTTG from Rhizobium sp. N324 encodes:
- the rhaI gene encoding L-rhamnose catabolism isomerase, with product MAEFSIAQDLVATENDKRATALKADYEALGANLDRRGVDIEAITRKVAEFFVAVPSWGVGTGGTRFARFPGTGEPRGIFDKLDDCAVINQLTQATPNVSLHIPWDKADAKELKAKGDALGLGFDAMNSNTFSDGPGQAHSYKYGSLSHTDAATRAQAVEHNLECIAIGQALGSKALTVWIGDGSNFPGQSNFTKAFERYLASMADIYKALPDDWKLFSEHKMYEPAFYSTIVQDWGTNYLIAQTLGPKAYCLVDLGHHAPNTNIEMIVARLIQFGKLGGFHFNDSKYGDDDLDAGAIDPYRLFLVFNELVDAEQRGVNDFNPAHMIDQSHNVTDPIESLINSANEIRRAYAQALIVDRKVLDGYQQDNDALMASETLKRAYRADVEPILAEARRRAGGAIDPIAAYRASGYRKKIAAERPASAAGGGGII
- a CDS encoding carboxymuconolactone decarboxylase family protein, with translation MQERMGNPALVLPAAMQALTALAKVPTETGLSPKLLELVNLRASQINGCSVCIDGHPRIAKKLGETDERLFAVSAWRDTPYFSDAERAALALTEAVTRTSDRSDPVPDEIWDEATRHYDGKSLAALVIAIANINVWNRLNIATRQIAGAWKP
- a CDS encoding sigma-70 family RNA polymerase sigma factor translates to MDEKKWLADEFEANRAHLRAAAYRMLGSRSEAEDAVQEAWLRLSRTDTTDVGNLGGWLTTVVARICLDMLRTRKTRREEPLEMPVHAVIADPANDPERDAAFAESVGVALLVVLQTLAPAERVAFVLHDMFDLPFDEIAPIIGRSSAAARQLASRARRRVQGTDERPDVDFGRKRTVAEAFLSASRNGDLDALLAVLAPDVVFRPDATAARFGTIGEMRGADEIARTFKGRAQAAEIAVVDGELGFVVQIGGQLRVVVALTIANGRIAAIDAIADPDHLERLDYSILRD